In Trichocoleus desertorum NBK24, the following are encoded in one genomic region:
- a CDS encoding CHAT domain-containing tetratricopeptide repeat protein, protein MSYRYRSLSLMGAAFLLTGSVPLGRFNPLVASVVLAQSEEAQARITEAAYLNQQGYDQFRQGQPQEALATFQKAIAVFKATGAKAGEAQSLNHIANVYHYSLRQYPKALEFYQQALKLRQQIGDREGEWATLADMGVAYGEQGQYTKALEFYQKALGIIQQLGDRNSEKLRLNEIASVYFRLGQYPQALEAYQQVLKLQREGSDREGEGTTLGNVGVVYVNLGQYAKALEAYRQALAIFDSLPAYQGAKATILNNMGGLYFSIGQYKEALDSTQKALAIFNKFSDRPDAASAFTDLGLLYEIVGQYSQPLEFQQSGLAMRRDIGNALNQESITKVGQAATLNNIGRVYVSVGQLDQALKLHQQALATYQELGDRAGEATTQNNLGQVYDNLKQTEQALKLYQQALQLYKQVGDRTGEGVALSNLGHAYEQQEQNAQALKFYQQALAVHRDVGDRVNEGVTLSSIGRILHRSGQQSEAEKTLRQAIAILESLRPGLTDAAKVSIFETQQRTYGTLQQSLIAQKQTNSALEIAERSRARAFVELLAQRLTTNSATASPLNPPTLAQIQQIAKTQNSTLVEYAIVHDAAPSQASQLLIWVIQPTGNIRFRQVDLKALPQPVVSSSDAASPLETLVTQARGAIGIKGRGLTFQEDTTTVARAIARVSDPTNQPLQQLYQLLIQPIADLLPTDPNAHVIFLPQEALFLVPFPALQASNGRYLIEQHTVLTAPSIQVLDLTRQKHQQLSGKNKNVLVVGNPTMPKVSLPLGATPHPLPSLPGAEQEAKAIATLLKTQPLTGNQATKTVILQQLPQARLMHLATHGLLDDFKGLGVPGAIALAPSAKDDGLLTASEILDLKLNTDLVVLSACDTGRGRITGDGVIGLSRSFIAAGAPSVIVSLWQVPDAPTATLMTQFYQTLQQQPDKAQALRQAMLATMKQHPDPKDWAAFTLIGES, encoded by the coding sequence AGGGGTATGACCAGTTTCGGCAGGGGCAGCCTCAGGAGGCTTTGGCTACTTTTCAGAAGGCGATCGCAGTTTTTAAGGCGACGGGAGCTAAGGCGGGGGAGGCGCAAAGCCTTAACCATATTGCCAATGTCTATCACTACAGTTTGAGGCAGTATCCGAAGGCGTTGGAGTTTTATCAGCAGGCGCTGAAGTTGCGGCAGCAGATTGGCGATCGCGAGGGGGAGTGGGCGACGCTGGCTGATATGGGGGTGGCTTACGGTGAGCAGGGGCAGTACACCAAGGCGCTGGAGTTTTACCAAAAAGCGTTAGGCATTATTCAGCAGTTGGGCGATCGCAACAGTGAGAAGCTACGGCTGAATGAGATTGCCAGCGTTTATTTCCGGTTGGGGCAGTATCCCCAAGCATTGGAAGCTTATCAGCAAGTGCTCAAACTTCAGCGGGAGGGCAGCGATCGCGAGGGGGAAGGTACGACGCTGGGGAATGTGGGCGTGGTCTATGTGAACTTGGGGCAGTACGCCAAGGCGCTAGAAGCGTACCGTCAAGCTTTAGCCATTTTTGATTCGCTCCCCGCTTACCAAGGAGCGAAGGCGACGATTCTCAACAATATGGGGGGGCTGTATTTCAGCATTGGCCAATATAAAGAAGCCCTTGACTCGACTCAAAAGGCTTTGGCGATTTTTAACAAGTTTAGCGATCGCCCAGATGCTGCTTCAGCGTTTACGGATTTGGGTTTGCTGTACGAAATTGTGGGGCAGTACTCGCAACCATTGGAGTTTCAGCAGTCGGGCTTGGCAATGCGTCGGGATATTGGCAATGCCCTGAATCAGGAATCGATTACGAAGGTAGGTCAAGCCGCTACGTTGAACAATATTGGACGGGTCTATGTCAGTGTGGGCCAATTGGATCAAGCGCTGAAGCTACATCAACAAGCACTGGCGACTTACCAAGAGCTTGGCGATCGCGCTGGGGAAGCCACGACGCAGAATAACTTGGGGCAAGTCTACGACAATCTAAAACAAACAGAGCAAGCACTGAAATTGTACCAGCAGGCGTTACAGCTCTATAAGCAGGTGGGCGATCGCACTGGGGAAGGGGTAGCGCTGAGCAACTTGGGCCACGCCTATGAGCAACAAGAGCAAAATGCTCAGGCGCTGAAGTTTTATCAGCAAGCACTAGCGGTACACCGAGACGTGGGCGATCGCGTCAATGAAGGGGTGACGCTGAGTAGCATTGGCCGCATTCTGCATCGCTCTGGGCAACAATCGGAAGCGGAGAAAACGCTGCGACAGGCGATCGCGATTCTAGAATCCTTACGTCCGGGTTTAACTGATGCGGCTAAGGTTTCCATCTTTGAAACTCAACAGAGAACCTATGGCACATTGCAGCAATCGCTGATTGCCCAGAAGCAAACCAATTCAGCTTTGGAAATCGCTGAACGCAGCCGCGCCCGTGCCTTTGTAGAGCTGCTAGCTCAACGTCTCACCACCAACTCAGCCACTGCATCCCCCCTCAATCCCCCGACTTTGGCACAGATTCAACAGATTGCTAAAACCCAAAACTCGACGCTGGTGGAGTATGCCATTGTGCATGATGCCGCTCCGTCGCAAGCTTCCCAACTATTAATTTGGGTGATTCAGCCCACCGGAAACATTAGATTTCGTCAAGTTGATCTGAAAGCTTTGCCGCAGCCAGTCGTCAGCTCATCCGATGCTGCTTCACCGCTAGAGACCTTAGTCACGCAGGCTAGAGGGGCGATTGGCATTAAGGGGCGAGGGCTGACGTTTCAAGAAGATACGACGACAGTGGCTAGGGCGATCGCCAGGGTGAGCGATCCCACCAATCAACCCTTGCAGCAACTCTACCAACTATTAATTCAACCGATCGCTGACCTGCTGCCTACTGATCCCAATGCCCACGTCATCTTTTTGCCCCAGGAAGCCTTATTTTTAGTGCCTTTCCCTGCCTTGCAAGCGAGCAATGGTCGCTACTTGATTGAGCAACACACGGTTCTCACTGCACCTTCGATTCAAGTTTTAGATCTGACGCGCCAGAAACACCAACAGCTATCGGGCAAAAACAAGAATGTGCTGGTGGTGGGTAACCCGACTATGCCTAAGGTCAGCCTGCCCCTCGGTGCTACGCCTCACCCGCTACCCAGCCTCCCTGGAGCTGAGCAAGAAGCCAAAGCGATCGCCACCCTACTGAAAACTCAACCTCTAACGGGCAACCAAGCGACAAAAACTGTCATCTTGCAGCAACTACCCCAAGCCCGACTCATGCATTTAGCCACCCACGGACTGCTGGATGACTTCAAAGGACTGGGTGTGCCTGGTGCGATCGCCCTAGCCCCCTCTGCTAAGGACGATGGCCTCCTGACTGCTAGCGAAATTCTCGACTTGAAACTCAACACCGATTTAGTTGTTCTCAGTGCTTGTGATACTGGACGCGGCCGCATCACGGGAGACGGGGTGATTGGTCTTTCGCGCTCATTCATTGCTGCTGGGGCACCCAGTGTGATTGTCTCCCTCTGGCAAGTACCCGATGCACCCACCGCAACCCTAATGACGCAGTTCTATCAAACCCTGCAACAACAGCCAGACAAGGCCCAAGCTCTACGTCAAGCCATGCTAGCTACTATGAAACAACACCCTGACCCCAAAGATTGGGCCGCCTTTACCTTAATTGGTGAATCTTAA